The stretch of DNA CTCTTTGGCTTTGCAATGGGTGGGCATGCCGTCGGTCACGTGGCTGAAATGTGCCAACCGCAATTAAACAGGCAAGATTTATTCGATCTGGCAGTGACCTCCGGCATTAAGGTGCTCATCCGGCAGGTGGAGTTGTTCAACGAAGACTTGCCAATCTCTTCGAATTTGATGGTTCAACTCACGACCATGTTTTCCAAGTACATTCTGTCCGGGAAGAGCATTAAGTTCATCCTACGGTTGCTTTA from Drosophila takahashii strain IR98-3 E-12201 chromosome 2R, DtakHiC1v2, whole genome shotgun sequence encodes:
- the LOC108068669 gene encoding uncharacterized protein — protein: MKQLLVLSFILLFGFAMGGHAVGHVAEMCQPQLNRQDLFDLAVTSGIKVLIRQVELFNEDLPISSNLMVQLTTMFSKYILSGKSIKFILRLLYVACKLNKPAKGAVKERAKAELGYLCLWELGKEKCYSYKDKEEGDFSIEIP